The Ricinus communis isolate WT05 ecotype wild-type chromosome 8, ASM1957865v1, whole genome shotgun sequence sequence AGGTGCCATGCTTGCAGATGGACAAAAACCACTTTGTCGCTTTACAGGCTAGTCAGACTAGTTTGACAAGGCTGTTTTGGAAATTCAGAAATTAAGCTTCACTGGCTTATGATCATcttctttcctcttttttttttttcctctcaaGTTTAGAGATGCACCTACTGCTAAGGTAGCACAGAACAGCAATAGCTCTATTTGATCAAAACTAGCAACTACAATGAATCAATCATACAACTCTATGTAAATTCATTTCTCTCTCAATTTCTGAATATTGTATGTCTGccaaaaataagggaaaaaaatatagaattccTACTGTGTTAGCCTAAGAGCTGATAACTAGTCCTAAACTGAGAAACAAAACAACTTAATTTACAACTATATTTCTTGATTTAAGAAATGATTATCCTGAGGTTTCTGAACAGTGATATCGCTTGATGGCTAGagatcaaaattttcccatCTCAAAGATAAAGTTATTTGGGGCTGATTCACCTGGACCACGGAGACATCTACTATGTCTCCCAGTTGGGAAGGTTGGCAGTAGCTTCATTAACCATCTTTACAAGGGTGACCTGTAGACATGACaagcaaaaaaataatcaCCATTGCCATTCCAGAGATATCTAGGATGAGAATTTTTCACTATCAAAATCTAAATGTTATTTCCaatctatataaaaataattaaggaaTAACAGCCATTATCAACAGGGATCAGAAAGTAATTGACTTAAATGAGGTAGAGGACAAATTGACAAGctagaaaattcaaaattgttaCATGATGAGGAAAAAACAGACAGATTAATTCCACAGCCAATACCTCTCTGCTAAAACATTAATAGAGACAAAACCATAGGGATTTCCAGTTCAAGGTTGGTGAGATGACAATATAAGGTTACTGTAAGCCACAATATGCCAACATTTTACCAATTCTAGTCCTTGATTTTCCCAGTTAGCAAGCCACAAATTGAAAGAATAAGAATGAACAAGACAAAATCTAATATGCTTACTAAGCTGTTGTGACTCGACAGCCTATATACATGGGGAAGGCATTATGTTATTTCAGTATATATCTTTTCCAAACAAGATGCAAGAGCAAAAGTAATGCTTAAATATTAGTATTATCTTAAACCATACCACACTTTCAGGAACCCCTGGAGGTGGCAAGGGAAGATTTTTTGGAGGAGGTCCACGTAAATATGATCTCTTGTCAAACCGCCATTCTCCAATTTTACCATATGTTAGCTCTCCCTGGACATAATGTAAACCTCATATCATACAATGCCAATTATGATGAACAATGTCAATAAAATTGAGGGTTAAGGAGAAAATAGAAGTAACGCATTATATTTGAAGGAATTTATGGAAGTTCATACTTATAGCTGTTGGAGAATCtcttcttaaaaagaaatcacTTCATGTTACCTTTAAGTTGTAGTCACATCCATAAGTGTAATGAATGATAAACTTTTTTCCGATTTCCAGATCCCAAGGGGGCTGCAGTATAAAGAATAGACTTTTATAATCTGCTTTATTGCATAAGAATCTATGTTGCACATGAACTCTCATTGAAGCTACCAAAAGTGGATACAATCTTAGTCTGAAAATCAAACCTGTAACATGAAGTCTTTCCGAAGAATGTGCTGCACACCATGCAAAGCTGAGGCTACAGCATATGCATACCTTTGGTCAATAAGAAAAACAGGAGTGCCAGAAGCATATTAATAAGACATTCTTAATAATTCtcaatatttatcaatagttAGCATATAGGTTATCCGTATGCTTACATTTCTAGCACCCAACCAAAAGTCTTATCAGTCTCCTggtcatttttcattttcaaagaGACATTCATCCACGTAGGAGCGATTTTCTCCAGCAATTcctgaataataaaaattccaAAAGTGCAAACATAATAGAAAACCTTTAACAAGAATGACAGAGAGGATAGCAATTTAAATGACATCTTCACTACTTTTCAGAACCCATTACAGAGTTGGAATATGAGATTCACCTTCTTAATGATGACAGGAGAATTTCCAATCGGATCAACATTTGTCACAGGGCCTTTCTCCGCTGGGTAGAACTTCCTCACGATGTTTTCATTCTCAGCAGGTTTAATgtaaaaaaatggaaaagcaGCTGGATACCCTCCATGTGCTAAATTTGGAAGaggatttataaatatgtgaTCAGGTTCTGCCATCAGTATGTATCTGCCTCAAtagcataaaaataagattaaaatatagtGGAGGTACTATTTGTGTCAATTGAAGAccattagaaatagaaaagctCACTCTTCTTCAATTGTAGCCTTTTTCAGCCATTGTACGAAAGCCCAAGGTCTATTTAGGACAATGTATCCCTGGATACAGAATTAGAACCCACATAATAACAAGtgtcaataaaaatagatcCATACGACAAATAAAGTAAAGTCCAACCAGGAAAATGGAAGACAAGAAAGAGAACACTATAGAGAAGTCTTAAGCACATATAATTGATGAAAGTGACTCAGCAAGCAAGCCAATTAAATTTAACCATACTTCAACTTCCACAAAATGATTCCAAGATATTAAACTTTAGAGAAGTTAAAATTAAGTCCCCAAAGAACACAGTTTAAGACAACTTAAGTAAGCATGCAATTTAAAACACTGGGTAATGGTCGATAATCTGGACCATATCCAAATGACAACAGACAATTGCATTTAAGATGCAGTGGTTCTCATAAAGCCAATGTCATTCCCGTATTTCTTCAACTTATTTTCTGACTAGCTTCCTGACGAATATAACTACACATTGAAAGTATAACTGACCCTACATTATGAATTAAAGAATAGAATATGATATGGctcaaatcaagaaaaatcaCGAGCAAGTAGCTAGCGAAAATAATGCACTTCAAAAAAATTTGCCTAGGAATTCTCAGCCAACAAGAAAGGATGCAGGTCCTCACCCGATCAAGACCAGCTGGAAGTGGATCAACCACAAATGTAGGGATCTCATCCATCAAGTTGTCAGGATTTCCTGAGTGCAAAATTCGTGTGAATCCACCCAGGTCTGACCCAGGAAGATCCTTCTTCTGCTTATACCAGTAGTACATAATGCGACATTGCCATTTGCTGTAAGGAGCATCAGTTGCTGTTAAGGCAACATGGAAGGGCATTCTGGCATTCTTTGACTTTTTAGCATCTTCAGGCATTTCAATGACAGGATCAAAAAATATCCCACCATCTGAATCATCATGTATCCGTTTTCCAACAGATCTATTGTGCATTATCATAGTAACCAAATTGTACGTGGCGAAGAAAAAGCCAAGAACCAATAGAATCAAAAGCAATGGTGAAGCCCGCCCCATTAACTTTCTCTCAATCATTGATGATGATCAACTCAAGATCCAATATTCTCCAAACTAATAACAAATCAGGAATCAAAGTCCAACCACCTTACTAACAAGCACCAATAGATCTTTTCAAATTGACCAGCCCAAACCACAACATGGTAGAAGTTTCAGACACTGTATTTATCTGATACAAAACTCAGATTTAATTTAGATCCAGACAAATGAAAGCTCCAGCCTTGAGCAAATAACCTGCATTAGAATTGGgactaaaatcaattttaatagcAACAAATTATACAAGGAGAagactaattaaaaataaacttaaacCATGTACAATTTCCACATGTCAGACAGCAACTCCAATCCACCAATACTCAAATTAATGTTAGAAGcatatttacataaaatacTGTCACATACACTTAACAAAAGGaacatcaaaatatttaaaaaattcccAATTTTTAACTCCAAGCagagaaaacaaaaccaaaaaatCGCATCAAACTCGTTCcataaaattgattaaatcatcaatgaacagttcaaatacataatataacaaaaaactTTCCATCAATATTTAAGCCAAACTAACCAAATTCAAGCTTCTCAAGTTTCAATACGGCACTAGTTGATCAGATCAATACAACAGAATTCACATGCAGCACAGAGAAACAAaaccaataaaaatttatcagcTTTTGCATGATTTAACAAATTATCGGATCAATATTTAAGAACTATAAAACAAAATCTTTGATATAAACccacaaattaaaaaagaaatgaattgTACGACAATAGAATCACCTGTAACCCAAATGgacaatcaaaataataaaacagaaaatacaTGCATATCAATGCAAAACCAGAGAACAAGAAAACAATCaagttaaaaagataaataatagaataagatGCGAATTGAGAACAACTTAATTAAGCAAAATAGACAAAAGGGTCAACAGAAAACATAAAGAAGATTCAAATGCAGGAGTCGTGTCACTGAATAAAGCATGAAAGGAATGAACTTCTTATACAACATTTCATCAGCCATAAGTGAACATGGGGTGTGTGGTtgatagagaaagaaagagaagagagagtAAACATACGATCAAAATTGATTAGATTCTCGGCGTAAGTGGAGAGAGAGTGGGGGAGTATAAGCTTTATCTGGATCAAGAAACTGAAATAGAGAATTGACAAACTGAGTTTTATTTTTGCGCTTTTTGCAAGCGTTTCTCTCTTTTCTGTCTTTTTCTAGCAGAAGTTTAGTCATTACTGATTAGTGgcattttcatatattgaccgttgattttttatttatttttttgagaattttgttttaatcttcTCTCCTTAAACTTAAATACCACCTTAACTATAGATTAactcttttaatatttaaataaaaaatggtacCAGACTCAAATATAGTAGTCAAATacttttattcaaaataaatcaatataataataataatttacagaAAGGACTAATAAagacaattttttatttttatataaataatatataattaacagtctcatttttgtaagaataaattaatcacACAACACTATTAAAAAGGAGGtcaataataaagtaatataacaaaagaatcttatgcattaattaattatcttttataagtatgtatttttcttttttagaaagtaatcttctaattcaaatttcaatattGAATTATCCATTGTTTCTAATTTAAGTTAGTGAATGTCTATCTGGCATCACTGGGGTGCTTCAAAAATGTACAATATTGGAATTATTcctaaaaaattatgttttataaggaaaaagttattctttctttttttttttttttttttgaaaagaaaaagggtaaaAGAATCCCATgatcttgttttcttttttgttaataGAAGCAAAACTGTAATAACTCATGATTAAGAGGAAGAAGACAAAGAGGAAAGCAAATCAAGGCAAAAGCAGCCTCCATACAATTACAATATGAGACAGAGAAAGGGTCAATTTGGCACATTAAGGACACGATtgaaccaaaaaaagaaacatcgGAGGCAAATATGAACTTTCGATCAAGTTTGAAGGGCAAAATTgagccttttcttttctcacatGAGATGTCTTCTTTTGCTCTAAGGAAGTGTTtggaataaagaaaatgtgTGCTCCAATATGATAATTCAatcattttctattaaaagGCTCagattttatgatatttttaccTCTTTTGTACTATGAGGATGTGGGAAATTCTGAATTGAATaaacaaaagtaaaagaaaaattggcaGAAACCATTTCTAAAAATGATTGATATATGTGGTaagatataatatttaattaatcttttcttaagaaaatgattatataataacttaACCTCCTCTGAGCAACATGTTCTgacattattatatttataaaaaaataattacactAAAATAAAGCCACCTAAATTGACGTCCATTTTGGTTTATATTagtactattttattttaattccaAAAGCTGGCTGTCCACCACATGCAAATATTAAATAGAGCTGGCTTGGTGCAGTTTCCATTATTAAGAGAGttacaatataataaattaatctaaacAAAGTCCACCAAATAGctacttattttaatttttatttataattaaaagataaaatttaattcttaattaaattcttaactttatatttcttttgtattttatgtaactattttaaatttaaaaacaagtatttatattttaaaaaacacttttttataaaaaatttataattttacagtaaaaacaaataatgtaATAAGTTAAACACTTGTTGACAACAAATTTTACCTAAATTTagcaatatattatatttaaatgcattctaaattttttattaatttataatttttttaataaatatgattgatTTACCACGTCGTCTTCGGaccattaaattataaaaattatcatttgaaTCTGTTTTTTAGACAAATTGAATgtatagaaaattttaatcttaaaataattgaataatattgttaaaaaatataaaagtaaggCTGTAAAGGGTTGGTAATTAGGGcagataataaaaatcaaaataaaatatttgttgacGTATAGTATGGCGTAGCATATATCTTGTGTGGTGGTATTATGATGTCTTCGATCCGGATATCTGGGGCCAAGAATATTTACTCGACTAAGAGCACTCAGCAGAAATGGAGTCGGCAACTCCAGTGATCAAAGTCGCAGCTCTTTGTGGTTCTCTTCGCAAAGGCTCCTACAGTCGCGGCCTCCTTCGTTATGGTAGTTACCCATTTCTCTCTATCTCTGTTCTCTCTTTCTTGTTTCTGTTCACAGAagcttttctttattctctgcAGTGACTTGTTAGTCACTGACAAGCTTCTTacgttttcttcttttaaaaaaaaaagaaacatggaATCTTGTGATGATTTTGTGACGTTGGCTATTGGTACGttctaatttatttgatgatgTTTGATTGAATTTGAAGCAACTGAGGTAACTAAGGAGTCGGTGAAGGGAATTGAAATTGAGTACATAGACATATCGCCACTGCCTATGCTGAATACTGATCTTGAAGGTGCTGATGGTTCTTTCCCGCCGATTATTGAAGCTTTCCGGCAAAAGATTCGTGAAGCTGATAGCGTTCTTTTTGCCTCCCCAGAGTATAATTACTCTGTCTCTGGTACTTCTCTTTTTCCCTGAATACGCGATTTCTGTTTACTGGAATCATTACGAAGATGAATAGATAAGGTGGGAGGGGCGTCAACTTGTTGCTAATGGCCTTCACTTGAAGTTgatccattttttattttagggaACACCAATTCTATTCGGAAATTATCGACTGTTCTAAGCAGTAATAACTTTTCTTTCAATCTCAAAAACGTTTCATGATAGCTGCAGAGATATTTCTGCAAATTTCCGACATCAGTTCGCCTGATGTCAACTCAGTTGTCGGAATAGACAAGGTTATGAATCCTTGATTTCCCATGGGGGTGATTAACTTTCCGACAATCTCACCTGCATTTGTTTTTAAtgattactaattttattttatcaactCTCTCATTTACTTCCACTCTGCTAGCTCCACTGAAAAATGCAATTGACTGGGCGTCTAGACCACCCAACTGTTGGGCTGATAAAGCTGCTGCCATTGTGAGTGCTGGAGCAGATTTCGGTGGCGGCCGATCGCATTACCATTTACGGCAAATTGGGATTTATATCGACCTTCATTTTATCAACAAACCTGAATTTTTCTTGAATGCATTCAAGCCTCCTGCAAAATTTGACAACGATGGCAACTTAATTGATCCAGCATCAAAGGAGAGAATAAAGGAAGTTCTCTTAAGCTTATATGCATTTACTTTGCGACTCAAAGGAAAATGCTAAGGCATGTTGTAATTTAGGCTCTGCCATTTTACTGTTTGTCTGATCAATTATGATCCAATAAGTgaaaaaatttggaataaggtTCGACTTCCCTCTTTAACTTAGCGTGAATGTTCAATTTAAACCCCTTTTAACTTTTTGGACTAATTTAGCACATAACTTCGTTGTTTTGCTCCAAttaaccttttttttctttttttgtaaaaagatGATATAAACTCTCTACAAGAGAGtgaacttaataaaaaaaaagatatttatttttttaaattaaatttaataaataaataattatcgtACTCAACcacttataatttatcataAGATATATactacaaaaagaaattctaaaatataacaaCTGTAATATAagcttttatcattttttttccttgactgttcataattaattatattattattcaattcctttatttttttataaatcatcAATCTCACTTTTAACATCATAATGTGATACAATGATTGTTCccaatacttttaatatattatttttagctaataatatctttttttaaaattataatgtaGTGATTGTTCCCAAGACcttcaatatattatttttagccAACAATATCTTCCTTTTTCATATTTCAACTCATTTATTACTGAGGGTCATGCCACTTAAAATAGCCATAGttgttaatttaaaattgataaaaccAAATTGCAAGTTCATTATATTGTCAACTTCAAACAGACATTTTTCTTCGTTTTGTGGCAACGTTAACTGATGGGCATAGGATAACGAAAAAGCTAAGTTTCATGTTTATTAGGACTAAAATATTGATTAGGGATCAATCTGGCCCTCAGTGTAAACTTTATGTGCCAAAATGCACCTTTTCCCTTTACTTTTTTATGTCATCTATCCAGACTCgaagaata is a genomic window containing:
- the LOC8270868 gene encoding hydroxyproline O-arabinosyltransferase 3 — its product is MIERKLMGRASPLLLILLVLGFFFATYNLVTMIMHNRSVGKRIHDDSDGGIFFDPVIEMPEDAKKSKNARMPFHVALTATDAPYSKWQCRIMYYWYKQKKDLPGSDLGGFTRILHSGNPDNLMDEIPTFVVDPLPAGLDRGYIVLNRPWAFVQWLKKATIEEEYILMAEPDHIFINPLPNLAHGGYPAAFPFFYIKPAENENIVRKFYPAEKGPVTNVDPIGNSPVIIKKELLEKIAPTWMNVSLKMKNDQETDKTFGWVLEMYAYAVASALHGVQHILRKDFMLQPPWDLEIGKKFIIHYTYGCDYNLKGELTYGKIGEWRFDKRSYLRGPPPKNLPLPPPGVPESVVTLVKMVNEATANLPNWET
- the LOC8270869 gene encoding NADPH:quinone oxidoreductase, with amino-acid sequence MESATPVIKVAALCGSLRKGSYSRGLLRYATEVTKESVKGIEIEYIDISPLPMLNTDLEGADGSFPPIIEAFRQKIREADSVLFASPEYNYSVSAPLKNAIDWASRPPNCWADKAAAIVSAGADFGGGRSHYHLRQIGIYIDLHFINKPEFFLNAFKPPAKFDNDGNLIDPASKERIKEVLLSLYAFTLRLKGKC